The region CACTATTTTGGCGTACTACGTAGTACATTAGTACGCATTTCTGACCAAACCTTGTTTCGGACAGTCCGAGTCCTATCAGACCAAAACACGCATGTCATGCTTATGAAAGACCACGCTGACTTTGTTAAGAGTATTCCGAGCGTGTTTAGGTAACAAATTAACCAGTAACGTAGTTAATACGTACCGAATTTATACGCCGCAGCTCCGAGTGCTCCGAGTGTGCAGGCACCCGCTAGCACAGACTTTAATAACATGGCAACACCTGATTAAACTGCAATTACGACACAACACGGAGGAAGTAGTAAAATAGACTCGCGGTTCAGTCCCGCCCACTTTTATACTCTGACCCCGGTTCAGCCAATTAGATGCACAGAAGTATCAAACGTGACCGCAAGTGTCATTTTCTACGTAAAGGCCGAATAACAAATGGTCTCTTTTTTGAATACATAGTGCACTTAGGTAGTGCAGAAGACACGTTTTATAATCATCATGTTTATCATGTTTAACAGCAGTTTGGATTTTACCCATGGGTTGAATTTTGAAGAGATGTCAATGTTGCCAGGTCCGCGCGTTTTACTCCTATTCTTTGGCCGAAATTTCTcggcaattttttttttcaaatgtaatGTTTTCGAATCAGGCAGTAGGGTGATATGTTTGTTTACTAGGATTtcaagtcatgttttacacttttggttacattcatgacaggtactttacacaagtttatatcaaacacagtcttggacaattgagtgtctccaaatcacctcacttgcatgtctttggactgtgggaggaaaccggagcacccggaggaaacccacgcagacacggggagaacatgcaaactccacacagaaaggacccagaccaccccatctggggatcgaacccaggaccttcttgctgtgaggcgacagtgctacccacttagccactgtgccgcccgggTGAGATGTCATAATATTTGGGGTTAGAAGTGCGTCCGTCTAAGATTGGGATTTCTAAACTGCCTAAATGTCATTTGACTTTATTTCAAAACAACAtactgggttaagggccttgctcaggggcccaacagtccCTGTTAACCCGGCGGTTGCCAAGCTTGAATCAGTGACCTGTTGATTATGAGCACTAGTTCAGAACCCACTGACCTGCCACTGCCTATATACTATGTGTTTACGTTTCTTGCGACTGCAAAATTTTATAACAAAGTTCATATGATGTTAAGCAATTATTGGGAATCCTACTGGGTCATtcgttattttatttatcttaagtTACTGCTTCGTACTGAATGTGGCGGTAGCGAAGAACTTCTGGCCCTCACGAAATCCTCCTACATGGCAACCCTGAATATGCATGGAAGAAGGTCGCTTGATTGGGCGTTGGGTTGCGTTTGTCACTCACACGGTGGTGGAGTTGGTGcagatctggcaaccctgttgTAAACTTATGTCCTTTAAGAAATCCCCCTACATGGCAACCCTAACTACGTGGGGAGGAAAAGTCGGTGTCCCGCATTGTTGATTTTGATTGGGCTTTGGGTTGTGTGTGTCACTCACATGGTAGTGGACTTGGTGcagatctggcaaccctgttgTAAACTTATACAAGTATGTCCCACAAGAAATCCCCCTACATGGCAACCCAAACTACGTGGGGAGGAAAGGTCCCTGTACCGCATTGTTGATTTTGATTGGGCTTTGGGTTGCTTTTGTCACTCACATGACAGTGGACTTCGTGCAGATTTGGCAACCCTGTTGTAAACTAACAATCTTCATTCATTAAAATGTCTTGTGTCAGCTGAAGAACAAGATAGTAAAAGTATCGCGGTACGATATATTTAGCTAcctattctttttttaaataatctcTTTTAAGCGATCGATTACATTTCGTAGTTTGGCCGAACGATCCTCGATCAAAGGTCATCAGAATTTTACCAGCTCAGAAAGGTTCAACATGTCCACGCGAAACGTGGCTCGGTTTTGGGAGTGGGGTAAAAAAATAATCTGCGTGGGTAGAAATTACGCCGAGCATGCGAAAGAGCTGAATAACGCCCTGCCCACGGAACCTGTGCTGTTCCTGAAACCCCCGAGCGCGTATGTGAAGGAAGGCTCTCCGATCGTGGTTCCCCACTACAGCAGCAACCTGCACCATGAAGTGGAGCTCGGGGTGGTGGTGGGCAAGGCGGGCAGGGCGATCCACGAGTCCTCTGCCATGGAGCATGTGGCAGGATACGCGCTGTGCTTGGACATGACCGCCCGCGACGTGCAGGATCGATGCAAAGCTAAAGGACTGCCCTGGACCCTCGCTAAAGCCTTCGACACCTCCTGTCCCGTCAGCGACTTCATCCCGAAGGAGCGCATTCCGGACCCGTCAGGTGTGGAGCTCTGGCTCCGGGTGAACAGCGAGACCCGGCAGAGGGGCAGCACAGCGCACATGATCTTTTCCGTACCATATTTAATCAGCTACATCAGCAGGGTCATAACTTTGGAGGAGGGTGACCTGATACTCACCGGGACGCCGAAAGGAGTTGCGGCTGTTAGGGAGGACGACGAGCTTCAGGCTGGTATTGAGGGGATCATCACCATGAGCTTCAAAGTTGGAAGATCTGACTCCATGCAGAACTGAATCAATAAACCAATCATGTGATCTTTTATCATGTTGCTGTCTCAGGGCTACAAATCAGAATGCAAATGTGTGGATCTGGCAACAATGAGGGCCAGATAACTGTTATACCACAATAAATGGATTGTAAATCTAACAGTATTTGTCATCTATTCACTTCTGATTAATTATCTCATTTTACTGATTAGGGACGCAGTGGGTCTTTAACCACCCAGAAACTTTGGGCACAGAATAAACCCTGAACAGGGTAATAATCTATTCCAGGAGACCATAATTGATAATATGCAATGtgtgccagtgatagctcagtggttaaggttctggactaggttctggactagtaaactagtagactagtaaacagaaggttgccggttcaagccccgccaccaccaaattgccactgttgggtccctgaacaaggccctaaccctcaattgctcatcgtgttcagctcattgtgtaagtcgctttggataaaagcgtctgctaaatgctgaaaatgtaaatgtattgtactGTAGTTAATTTTGGAcaaacattttttattgttgcattttcctcccaatctagtcatatccaattacctgactgcattacgcttcctctctactgatgctgatctccactcctgaatgAGGAGACCCAtgacctgcatgaggcgagttcatacgtggatcagctttgtgtacggagagccacaccctgatcgatgCATTATTCATCGACTAATGCAGGccccatcaaccagccagcagaggtcgtaattgcatcagttaggaGGAGTCCCtgctccggctcccaccctgtatgaacaacaagccaatcgttgttcatgtagccgccccgcccagctggatggcagagctgagttttgaacggacgagttctggtgtgctagtgtgttttaccactgcgccacctgagcggccaacaaACATTTTTTGTTGCCAAAATTCTGTATGATATATACTAGATGACTATAATATAGTCCATTAAACGCTTATAATTGAGTCTGTGTGGTAAAATATGCAATTGTGTATATAATATCTTactgggtgctgcacagcttttGGGTCCAAGTACCTGAATTTGATCTTTACTCCAGGCCATAATCTGTGGTGTTCTTCTTCTAAAAGTATGCAGAAGATGGATTGGCTATTGTGATTCGTGCCCAAGTGTGAGTTAGTAAACTGGTGCGTGTGTGCTTCCTTTAAAGGAATGCCACCCCAAAAGGGTGTTTGGGTATGCTCCGGACTCACTGTTACACTGTGACTGGATTTTCAGTTCCagtattatgttttgttaaaTACTGTAGTTTAAAAGCAGCACTGAGGTCTCTAAGAAAGCCACATGAGGGCAGTGCACAACAGTGTAAAACTTGCAagtctttttttaaaccaaGACCTGCCAAAGAGGATCAATAGGCCAGGgctttatttattcagtctGTATTTATAACGCACTATTTATAAGTTGCTTTAATAACATTGTGTCTGGTGTGTATTTAGTTAATACCATTCTGTGTTCTctgctttcctcccacaagcccaaagacatgcagtcattgCCCTAAGTGGGAGTCAGTGTGtgtatgccctgtgatggactggtgacctgtccagggtgtttcctgcctttcacctagTGAATCAGATCCTCAGTGACTCCTGAAAaggataaatcagtggtaaaagGGTGCACTTTCTTTTTCCCATGACTGTAAACAGTTCTGTGAATCTCATTTCTTAAATACAAAAGCATGTAGAATGGCTGCACACATTAAAGACAAATGTTTGGCTTGTTAACAACCACAGTCAGAATTGGAACTGTCAATACAAATCAACTAATATAAAATAGCAAATTCAGCCAGATATACTTTTTGTCTGCTGTACTGATTCTCTCAAAGATTTTAAGTGGTTTGTGGTGGAAATGAAAACTGATCCGGAGTGTAATATTATAATATGACCTTCACCAGGATCTGTTTACAGAAGCACTATTGTATGAACATTCTTTTGGTTAGATTTTCCTTTTTGTGTGCTGCAAATATTTTTAAGAGTTTGGACTGCAGAGCtctgtttttctttacaaataaaGAAGTCTATTAAAGTTAACGAGTTTGGGCTCTTATACAAaagttattttcttatttatttaaatttaatctGAGAGGTCACAAGTTGATCCATTCATGGTAAACTGTATGTTCTACAATGCTCACACTGTAACTAACGTCAGACTAAAATATACCATTAACCTTTAGTCAATTAATCTTTATATCCTTATCCTATATATCCTTATCCTATAACAGTACTCACAGgctgtttataaacatttaat is a window of Trichomycterus rosablanca isolate fTriRos1 chromosome 22, fTriRos1.hap1, whole genome shotgun sequence DNA encoding:
- the fahd1 gene encoding acylpyruvase FAHD1, mitochondrial — translated: MSTRNVARFWEWGKKIICVGRNYAEHAKELNNALPTEPVLFLKPPSAYVKEGSPIVVPHYSSNLHHEVELGVVVGKAGRAIHESSAMEHVAGYALCLDMTARDVQDRCKAKGLPWTLAKAFDTSCPVSDFIPKERIPDPSGVELWLRVNSETRQRGSTAHMIFSVPYLISYISRVITLEEGDLILTGTPKGVAAVREDDELQAGIEGIITMSFKVGRSDSMQN